The sequence TAAATGAATAATACTTCACTAATTTTTTTGTTGATATTAGTTATATTATTGAAGTTTTGTGCTTTGTTCaacataaatattaaattattttatttgattgaTTTGTCCTAAAAGACGAATAACCCGAACTGAAACTCAGTAGAGATCAAGTCAAAGTTTGAAGTAATACGATACCTGCAACCTTCAAATCCTGGATACGCCTCCGATCACAAATATTACATAACACAcattttatgaataaaattcgATTTCACAATAAAACTACTACCAAATTGGATGAAAAGTATACagttaggggtgttcataaaaacccaaaaaagcAAACCAAATCGACCAAAAAACCCGATATTTTTAGgcttggtttgattttgattttaaattttaaaaatcgatcaaatttggtttgattttaataaaaatataaccgaaaaaaataaaccaaactGACTATAGAAGTAGCctttaaacacacacacacacacacacacacacatataatatataatgtttctaaaattttatggcacatattagtcgtttgtatttagtctagttctttgctattataataatctaattgtttgcatttacattctagtttgattgatagttttcttttgctacgtacaaaaaattattatgttaaaaataattaatttttaattaagtacttaaattattcatcactatttgattcaattatcaccaatatattttggtaaatgatagatttctaaAAGAGCAATTAGTTTAATAGTGTTACATTGAAAATGTAGTCGCCAGAATATGTATTTGGTAGTGTATgcctcatatttaagaaaaaacccgataaataacccaaaaaactaaaaaaatctaCAAAACCGAATCAATAAAAAACCAACTTAatttgtttggtttggtttggttccgaTCCGACTTATTTGTAGGGAtgtcaatggatattcgaaaaccgaCTAAATCGACCGAACCGCACcgcaccgaaccgatttttaccgtaggtttttatataaatttataaccgcaccgataattagggtagttttttattttataaaagtaaatcgaaaaaataccgaaccgtaccgaataaattttacatgtgaaaaatatatttatctagtaagtataaaaataataatgcattaaatttttctttgggccttggaattatgaaaacttttataagtcaacaagtaattaaactcaaaatactaatttctaaaacctattatgctacttctatttaaactaagttatttcaagtatttttattagcaagacacaaagtattatAGCGATTACGAGTAGCAATCTACAATGTTTTGAATATGCTTCCTTTcatatcatctttcatttttttaattcatcaccctttaaatagtaaaaatatctaAAGAGTtgtgctaagtcctataaaagaatgTATGTTATTGCATTTTACTTCTATTGatgaattttacatgatattttaaaaaataccgaaaattaaccgaaccgtactgataccgaagagaaaccgacatgattgatATGGTTTCGAAAAGTTTAATTttagttatacataatagaataactgaaaaattggtatgatacaaattttataaaataaccggccgaaccgaactATTGACACCCCTACTTATTTGGTTTGATATCTTTTTAGAGAAAAACGAATCCAAATCGAATCATTAACACCCTACAGTTATCCAAGCCCTCGAAAAAAATTTACTTCCCGATTTTAACTCAATTCCAATCGAGATTCCAGGAAAATTTAAATAGAAATTGAATATTTTAGGTCTTAATTAATTGCCATGTCGCCATTCAAAGGACGCATCGGGGCATGTGTAATAGTCAAAAAGCAGTTGTATATGTGAGTTACTTAAATGAATGACAcccattctttctttcttttctttttttgttaaagaaagaacaaaaattgCATAATTATAATGCTACCTACTGATAAGTGAATGTCCCCTTTTCCCTGTAAAAATCAACTGTTGTCATAATTTCATTTGTTATTGAGGAGATTGCACATTTACTGTAATTGTGAGTACTTCCTTAATTTGCAACACATTTTGGCTAAAATTGTCAAATTATGCATATTTGTAACACATAATATTACGACTAGTAATTAATTATTGAAATTGGCTTCTTGGGGAAAAAAATAATATTGGAAGGAGCATTAAATAAAAAGGTGTTGTTGAATGTTGATCTAGGAATTtattaaattttgtttttattttcaccTATTAAATTTGGTTTAAATGCACagcaactttgaaataaatctcAAACATAAAGTCTCACTCACGAACCAGTAGATTTATCCAATCCAAtcgaaaaagtaaaagaaagctCCTTATCCAATCTAAAACAAAAAGTCTTAGGCGGGAAAGCCAAgtaaattcaaatttcaaatcctTCCTTATCGTTCCCTTAAATTCCAACAGTacccaaaattcaaaaactaaagaAGGAAAACTGAATGCCCATGTTCAATTCGTGACAATTTCTCAATCTCAGGTATGTTTTGCCTTCcaatttttgctctttttttctttgaatttcgTTGTTTCTCTTCCAATTTTTTGCCTTCTTATTGACTAATGAATAAATagcagagatggattttgataaTATGAAAAGGAAGGAACTACAAGCCCTATGCAAGAAACATGGAATTCCTGCAAATTTAACTAACTTGGAAATGGCCAACAAACTTTCTTCAATTATTAAGGTAATGAgtatttctttttcgttttttgagttaaaatagaaattttgaGTTGTTGGTTAAATTTTTGTTATTATGGTATGGGCAGGTAAATGATGAAAAGCCCTTAACTCAAGGGCGGTCATGTTTAAAGGTTTTCGATGAGGCTGTGAATGATAGAGAGTCTGATGTTGTAAATAGGACACTAAAGAAAGTGAAGTTTAGTCCCGAGAATGAAATTTTCGAGTTCACAAAATTGGTTGAAGTGAAAAGTAGAGGGAGGAGGAAGTCAATGTTGCACAATAACAGCGTGAGTGTTAGGAGTGATGGTGTAAAGATAGGCATTTTGGATAGTCCAGTTAGGGTTACGAGGTCGCGGGGTATGAATTTGGAAGATGGTGTTAGTGAGAAAAAGGGAAGGACAAGGCGTACAAAAGATAACGTACTTTTAGTGAATGAGAGTGAGGATGAAGTTGGAATGACCAAGAGACGATCTTTGAGGAACAAAGAAGTAGTATCAGCACAGGAAAGAAGGGAGGAAAATGAGGGTGTGAATGAAGGTTTAAGGACGAGTAGAAGAGTTAAAGGTGAGATAAATGCTAACAAGAGTGCAGAAGAATTGGATAAAAGGACGAGTGAAAAAGAAATTGATAGGGCAGAGAAGAGGGACAAGAAAGTCACGTTCGCTAGTGATGATCAGATAATGGAGTGCATGAAAGCTGAAACGAAAGCCAAGGAGATGAAAAGAGGAGGGAGAAGGAAATCGATTGCTCATACTCAGACCTCGCATGTCCAAAATGAGGTAGATGCTAAAGTAAGGGACGAGGTTTTGGAGAAGCCAGCAGAACGGATAACAAGGTCTCAGAACTTGAAATCAGTTGAGGATTATGTGAGTAACAAAAGGAACCAAACGAGGGGTAACGAAGTTACTGAGAGAAATGTAAAACTGCTTTGTACAGAATTTGTTGAATCTTCAGTTGAAGCTGCCAACAATGAAGTTAAAGTAACCACAAGAAGGTCTCAGCAGAATAAAGTGGTGGAGGAGGCATCCCAAACGGCTTTGAAGAGGTCAAAAAGGCAAGCTACTAAGACGGAGGGTGCAAGATTCACAGTTGAAGCTGCCAATGATGAAGTTAAAGCAACCACAAGAAGGTCTCAGCAGAATAGGGTGGTGGAGGAGGCACCTCAAATGGCTTTGACGAGGTCAAAAAGGCTACATAATAAGGTGGAGGGTGCAAGGTTGACTGATGATATTTCTAAAGATAAGATGGTTACTAGGGACAGGACTAGAAATCAGTCTAACTTGGTTGTAGAAGCTTCGACATCAGAAGTGGTTCCTCAACTTGATGAACAGGTAGAAGTTCCTCTTAGAAGAAGCGATAGGCGCAAATCTGTTTTTCCTTTGGAGAAATTGAGAAGTGATGAGGCTGTGGCTGTAAAGGAGAAAAGAAACTTAAACGTTAAGGATGACGAGATGGAGAATAAAGGTAAAAAAGACGAACCCCTGAGGGCATTGAAGCGGTCAAAAAGGCTTGCTACACAAGTGGAAGACTCAGTATTGGCGAAAGATGATATTGCTGAAAATAAAGTGGTTGATAGAGGCATGACAGCAAGAAACCAATCTAACTTGAAAAGAAACGTTTCTTCAGTGGAGACTCGGTGTAAAACGGACAGGCCAACTGATTCTCAAGGGACAGTTGAAGTGGGTATCACACTTGAAGAACCGGGAGAAGCTCCTGTCAAAAGAAGTAATCGACGCAAATCTGTTGTTTCTTCTTTGGAGAAATTAAGAACTGATGAAGTTGCAGCTGCAAAGGACAAAAGAAATTTAGATGCTAATGATGACAACGTAAGGGTTAAAAGTACAAAAGATGAACCCCAGAAGGCATTGAAGAGATCAAAAGGGCTTGCGCAACAAGTCGAAGATTCTGTACCGGCTAAAGATGATATTGCtgaaaataaagtagaagagagGAGACGCTCTGGAAGGAGTGCTGCTAAAGCCCATGTAGACACCAAGATATTGGACGGTTCAGTGCAAGAAGAAATTGCAGTGGTAAAAGAAGAGAGGAGACGTTCTGAAAGGAGTGCTTCTAAAGCCTATGTAGACACCAAGATATTGGACAGTTCAGTGCAAGAAGAAGTTGCAGTggtaaaagaagagaagagacgTTCTGAAAGGAGTGCAGCTAAAGACAGTCTAGTCACCAAGATATTGGACAGTTCAGTGCAAGAAGAAATTGCTGTGGTAAAAGAAGAGAGGAGACGTTCTGAAAGGAGTGCTGCTAAAGCCAATGTAGTCACCGAGACATTGGATAGTTCAGCGCAGAAAGAAAAACCCGTGGTAAAAGAAGAGAGGAGATGTTCTGGAAGGACTGCTGCTAGTCTCACTCTTGTAACAGTTTCAGATGAAAAGAAGGAAAGTGGTGAGAATAAACTGACAAAGAGAAACTGCACCCCTGTTCCAGAAAAAAGATCTACCAAGAACAAGTTCGCCCTGCTAGATTTAGATTCTCTGAAACAGTCCACAAGTAGAGCAAAAACAAATGTGGAGGCAGCAGCAGTTGATGAAAAGACTATTACTGCTGGAAAGAAGCAGCAGGGTCAACAAAAAAGATCAAATTTGGAAGTAGAAGCTCCTACATCTGAGGACATGGAAATAGTCAGAGAGTCAGACAGTAAAGAGTGTGATATCTCAGGGTCAGAAGGTGCTACGAGCTTCTTAAAATCAGGATTGAATGAGCTTGAAGCTGTTAAAAATGATGTTAATATGGTTTTCGCTGGAAGCAAGGATGAAGCAGTTGCTGACTCGAACACACTAGCTGAAAATCTGAAGGAGAAAGGACCACTTGTAGATGCAAATGCTTCTCCGTCTGAAAATAACTCCACATTTAAATGCCCTCCATTCAGCGATCCATTCAGCTCCAATGGTAGTGTATCTGAACCTTAGTTAATATTATGCATTTTCTTGTGAAGAATGCTAATTCATTCTTTTGTGTTTTGCAGCTAGACCCGATGAGAAAGTAGTTGATGAACTTTTGCAGTCTGACCATGAAGCGCCTCCAAGCAAAGGCCTATGTCCTAGTTCTGTTTTGGCTGATGATGCAATTCCAAAGGACATAACTTCTGACAAGCAGGAGCATGGTGCAATTGCAGCAGATGATGCAGAAGAATTTGATACTGAATTATCTAATGAAGTTATTGATAACTCTTCACTACACCATAGTGATAACATGGAAGAGAACCTTGAGTCTGGCCTTAAAGAACAATCAGAGACTGGATGTATTGTTGATGAAGGAGTAACTTATGGTGAACAGGAGCCTGCAAGCAATTTGGCTGATGATGCAGTTCCAAATGATTCAACTCTTGACAAAAAGGAGCATGGTGCAATTGCAGCGGATAATGCAGATGAATTTGGCACAGGATTATCTAATGAAGTTCTTGATAACTATTCACTAAACCAGAGTGATAATATGGAGGACAACCTTGAGTCTGGTTTCAAAAAACAATCAGAGACTGGATTTATTGTTACTGAAGGAATAGCTTCTGGTGAACAGGAGCTAACTGTAACGAACTATGCCAGAGAGTTTGATGCGGGGTTGTCTAGTAATGTCTCATTGGCCAGTGTAGGTGCTTTCAATCTGAGCAATGAGATGGAAGTTAAAAATTCTGAATCTGGTCCTCCCATGGAAAAAGCAGAAACTGGATTTATTGCTAAATGTGATGGAGATGCACCTACCTTCACAACTCAAGGTGAATTACATGCAGAAGGATTTGCAAAGTTGGAGGAGGCTACTAAGGAATTCTTGCCAATATCTCAACCTGATAATGATGGTATGCTTTGTTAATGTTTGGTTATGAATGTTTCTACCTATTCTTTGCATTTCACTAGCTGTTGACTCAACGTTTGAATGTAGCAGCAGGCCTTTCTAGTGCCGTCACTTTTGAGAAATCTTGTGATCATGGAAAGCAATCAACGTTCAGGCCCAGGAACAGTCTTGATTGTGGTATCCAAACTTCTTCGGAGCTAGCTAAATATAATGAAGGTGAGTACTTGGATGATCAGGAAAACGAACTGGATGAGGGTGTGAGATCCATAGAGTTCGAGGCTACTGAAGGACAAGAAGAGATTATTGATGATGAGCAGCTCAGAAACAGCAATGACAATGAAGACGGGTACTTGGAAGATCAGGAAAATGGACCTGATGAGGGTGCGAGATCCATAGAGTTCGAGGCTACTGAAGGACAAGAAGAGATTATTGATGATGAGCAGCTCAGAAACAGCAATGACAATGAAGACGGGTACTTGGAAGATCAGGAAAATGGACCTGATGAGGGTGTGAGATCCATAGAGTTCGAGGCTGCTGAAGGACAAGAAGACATTATAGATGATGAGCAGCTCAGAAACAGCAATGATCATGAAGACGGGTGCTTGGAAGATCAGTATAATGAACCTGATCAAGGTATGCAGCAGCTTGGACACAGCAATGACAGTGGAGGCTCAGTTGAGGCGGTTGCTTCCGAGAAAACCGTCTCAAGTCCAATAAAAGCAGTTCTAGATTTTCAAGGTAGGTAGTATTTTCTCATCTCATACTGGTCATAGGAATTTCATACGTATTACATTGTGATGCTCTGTTGAAACATAGTAGTATTTTCCCTTTAAGCAAGAGCGACTGTTATGCTCTTCATAATGATTAAACTTTGCAGTTAAGTAATCGAATCTATCCTTTCCTTTTCTCCAATTTGCTTTTGAACTATTGTCATTGACATCTCTTTTAGTTGCAGAAACTGCTGTTGTTGGTGATGACATCGCATTAGAGGACAGTGATGAAGAGAAGCAAGGTAGTTATGATGCTTACTTACCTTCTTGTTCTCTTTAATTTGCTCATTTCTATACCTTCTGTTGCAACAGGTGAAGAACTTAAAGTTTTGTTTGCCACTCCTTGTGATGTTTCACattctaaagaagaatcaaaagcTTCTTTGGAAGGTGATTCAAGgttgaaagaaaataaagttacTTTGGATAAAAAGGTCAACAATAGGGAATTTGATGAGAATCTCAACAGAAGGGGGCAAGGTTAGCTTCAGAATGCTTCTTTTTACATGTGTCATTTGTGTAATTTATTGCTGTAATTCACTTTTAATTCCCGCATTTTGCTATGTGATTTTATGCAGCTTCTTCCGTCAGTGGTAATGATAACTCAAGTCTTCAAAGTTCTGTCCATTGTGATGAACATGGCCAAGGTTAGTCCTGGACTTCTTCTTCCCTAAAGATTATATGTTACTTACAGCTTGATTTTACTATATGTTACAGgagaaattttgaaaagtttgttTGCCACACCATTTGGTGGTGGAAGCAACAAGGTAGAAATAGCAACTTCTATCGAGTTGAATGAGACAAGCAGTCAATACACGCACAGTGGCCATGCAAATGAGAACAGTTAGTTTTTCTTCCTTAATATGATTTCCAAGCCATTTTATTACTTGATTTATGTTCTTTTATGAAGCCCTATTTTGAAATTTAGGTTGTTGAGAACAAGCCAGTTAATGTCATTGCCAATTTGCCTGCAGTTCTTTTTAAATCATCATTCACCATATTCATTAATCACTTTGTAAGTATCTTTTGACATGCAGCTTTTCCCTCTGCAGGCAATGGCTTGACACAATCTGTAACTCCTTTAAAAGACACATCTAATGACGAAGAAGGTATTTCTAAACTCATTTCCTGGTTATGTAAAATTTCATAAAGCATGTCTAACTCATTAACTTGATGCAGCCGGAGAAGAGCTAAAACGTTTGTGTGCTACGCCTTTATTTGTTTCACGATCCATTGGAGGCGAATCTTACCATTTTCAAAGCCAATTGAGTGGAGAAGCAATGACCATGGAAGAAGGACTCGGCTCCAGTGGAAAAAGAAATCCAAGTGTACCTGTCGGTGGATTGATTGAGGACGAGCAAGGTTGGTTCTGAAATCCCTTTCTTTTGATATGATCTTTTGGAAAAACCAGTTTCTGTTTGCCCTCTGGATTTTCTTGGTTGTTCTTCACTTTCTTTTTTGTTCTCTTTGGTTTCTAACATTTGCTTAGAGATGTCCATTGTAACAGGGGAACACCTAAAGAATCTATCTGCCTCACCAATCTCTGTGAAAAGCACTAATGAAGAGACTACTTCTACCAAAGGAAAGTATAGTCAGAGTCATGAAATGGAAACTTTTTGTAGCAGTGGATTAGAAAGAAATGTCGGTGAATGTGAAGATGGACTTGCTGGAGTCGACCAAGGTAGTAAATTATCCCCATTAACCATAATGTATTTAATTGCAGTTTGTGTTTGTGTTAGCTTCTTGTACTAACACCGAAGGCTTATTTTTCTTATAGCTCGTGAAATCTCACATATTGCTGCTTTCAACTATGATGATGGAAGTGAACAAGGTTAGTTCCGAAGTATCTCTCCTCCTATCATCTTCTGTTTGCTGCTTGATTGTGCATATTTAATAGCTTGAATTCCTGATGCACAGAAGATCAACTGAAAATGCCGTTTGCTTCACTCATCAATACCCAGACTCTGAATCAAATGGATGGAACATCAAGAAAGACAGAAGAGCTTTCTACTCAAGGGCTCTCCCATAACACAGGTTTAGCAGTTGCAAATCCAAGTGCTGTGGATCTGTCAGAGTCTGACAGCATACATTCTAAACAATCGGAAGACAATATTACAGAGTCTGAGTGCATTAAAGGATCCAGTTCTCTTGAAGAAGAGAACAACGAAGGTCAGGGTAATATGCTGTCTGCAACATCAGCTAAAAGCATGACTCCATTACGGAAAGATGAGCTTTCATCTCAAGAACCTAAGACAGCAGATGTTGCAATGTCGGGAGAAATGGTTAGAGACCAAGGGATGAATACAAGACCTGAGAGCAGGTTTCAGGAAATGGTTGACATAGAGGAACACGGAACTGATGAAATAGTGGCTGACAGGGATTTGTTGCTAAGAGATACCTCTAAAGCTCTGGAAGAAGACGTTGATGTTGAAATTGCAAACCAAAGCACTTTTGCTGTTATTTCAGAGCCTATATTCAACGATGCTGATTTTTCTGAAGAGCAAATGCTGGAGATTAATAAGAGTAGTCCTGAGTCCAGCAAACCATCTGATGATGTCTACAATGAAGAGAATACTGAAGATCACTTGAAACTGCTGTTTGCTACACCAATCAAAGGAACAAGTCCGTCCAGATTGAGTGAAGCTTCTACTTGTCAACTGAAGACAGCAATGATTACAATTGCTTCTGAAATGGTTGGTAGGGAGCCTAAGTGCAAAGGGTTTGAATTTTCTGGAGAGCCAGTAACTGTGGAGATCATTGATGGAAGCTGTGAGAGTAGAAAAGGATCTCGCTTACTCAAGGAGAATGAAGAACAGGTCAAACGAGGGGCTTTGTTTGCTACACCATCCAAAAGCGCAAGTCCGCTTCAATTGGAGGAAAGTTTTGGTTGCCTATTGGATACAACAGAATTAGCTCTCTCGACTAAAGGCATTGATAGCAAGGCTAGGAACAAAAGTCTAGGCTGTCCTTTAAGAACCATGGAAGCAAAAGAAAGTTGTGAGCCTTCTAAAGACAGTGAAGCATTGGAGCACATTGAAAGTTCTCTTCAGGAGCCCGAAATTGAGGAAGCAGTGGCTGGCAAGGATTTGTTGCTAATAGATACCTCTGAATATCCGGAAGAGAATATTTATGTTGAAATTGCAAACAAAAACACTTCAGCTGTTATTTCAGAGCCTGCATGCGACGATCTTGAATTTTCTGAACAGCAAATGGTGCTGGAGACCCATAAGAGCAGTCCTGAGTCAATCAAACAGTCTGACGCTGTCAATGAAGAGAATAGTGAAGATCACTTGAAACTGCTGTTTGCCACACCAAACAAAGGAACAAGTCCTTCCGGTCCCGAGTCCTTCAAACCATATGATGCCATCAATGAAGAGAATAGTGATGATCACTTGAAACTGCTGTTTGCTACCCCAATCAAAGGAACAAGTCCTTCCAAATTGGATGAACATTTTACTTGTCAATTGAAGACAGCAA is a genomic window of Nicotiana tabacum cultivar K326 chromosome 16, ASM71507v2, whole genome shotgun sequence containing:
- the LOC107832317 gene encoding uncharacterized protein LOC107832317 isoform X8 encodes the protein MDFDNMKRKELQALCKKHGIPANLTNLEMANKLSSIIKVNDEKPLTQGRSCLKVFDEAVNDRESDVVNRTLKKVKFSPENEIFEFTKLVEVKSRGRRKSMLHNNSVSVRSDGVKIGILDSPVRVTRSRGMNLEDGVSEKKGRTRRTKDNVLLVNESEDEVGMTKRRSLRNKEVVSAQERREENEGVNEGLRTSRRVKGEINANKSAEELDKRTSEKEIDRAEKRDKKVTFASDDQIMECMKAETKAKEMKRGGRRKSIAHTQTSHVQNEVDAKVRDEVLEKPAERITRSQNLKSVEDYVSNKRNQTRGNEVTERNVKLLCTEFVESSVEAANNEVKVTTRRSQQNKVVEEASQTALKRSKRQATKTEGARFTVEAANDEVKATTRRSQQNRVVEEAPQMALTRSKRLHNKVEGARLTDDISKDKMVTRDRTRNQSNLVVEASTSEVVPQLDEQVEVPLRRSDRRKSVFPLEKLRSDEAVAVKEKRNLNVKDDEMENKGKKDEPLRALKRSKRLATQVEDSVLAKDDIAENKVVDRGMTARNQSNLKRNVSSVETRCKTDRPTDSQGTVEVGITLEEPGEAPVKRSNRRKSVVSSLEKLRTDEVAAAKDKRNLDANDDNVRVKSTKDEPQKALKRSKGLAQQVEDSVPAKDDIAENKVEERRRSGRSAAKAHVDTKILDGSVQEEIAVVKEERRRSERSASKAYVDTKILDSSVQEEVAVVKEEKRRSERSAAKDSLVTKILDSSVQEEIAVVKEERRRSERSAAKANVVTETLDSSAQKEKPVVKEERRCSGRTAASLTLVTVSDEKKESGENKLTKRNCTPVPEKRSTKNKFALLDLDSLKQSTSRAKTNVEAAAVDEKTITAGKKQQGQQKRSNLEVEAPTSEDMEIVRESDSKECDISGSEGATSFLKSGLNELEAVKNDVNMVFAGSKDEAVADSNTLAENLKEKGPLVDANASPSENNSTFKCPPFSDPFSSNARPDEKVVDELLQSDHEAPPSKGLCPSSVLADDAIPKDITSDKQEHGAIAADDAEEFDTELSNEVIDNSSLHHSDNMEENLESGLKEQSETGCIVDEGVTYGEQEPASNLADDAVPNDSTLDKKEHGAIAADNADEFGTGLSNEVLDNYSLNQSDNMEDNLESGFKKQSETGFIVTEGIASGEQELTVTNYAREFDAGLSSNVSLASVGAFNLSNEMEVKNSESGPPMEKAETGFIAKCDGDAPTFTTQGELHAEGFAKLEEATKEFLPISQPDNDAAGLSSAVTFEKSCDHGKQSTFRPRNSLDCGIQTSSELAKYNEGEYLDDQENELDEGVRSIEFEATEGQEEIIDDEQLRNSNDNEDGYLEDQENGPDEGARSIEFEATEGQEEIIDDEQLRNSNDNEDGYLEDQENGPDEGVRSIEFEAAEGQEDIIDDEQLRNSNDHEDGCLEDQYNEPDQGMQQLGHSNDSGGSVEAVASEKTVSSPIKAVLDFQVAETAVVGDDIALEDSDEEKQGEELKVLFATPCDVSHSKEESKASLEGDSRLKENKVTLDKKVNNREFDENLNRRGQASSVSGNDNSSLQSSVHCDEHGQGEILKSLFATPFGGGSNKVEIATSIELNETSSQYTHSGHANENTFPSAGNGLTQSVTPLKDTSNDEEAGEELKRLCATPLFVSRSIGGESYHFQSQLSGEAMTMEEGLGSSGKRNPSVPVGGLIEDEQGEHLKNLSASPISVKSTNEETTSTKGKYSQSHEMETFCSSGLERNVGECEDGLAGVDQAREISHIAAFNYDDGSEQEDQLKMPFASLINTQTLNQMDGTSRKTEELSTQGLSHNTGLAVANPSAVDLSESDSIHSKQSEDNITESECIKGSSSLEEENNEGQGNMLSATSAKSMTPLRKDELSSQEPKTADVAMSGEMVRDQGMNTRPESRFQEMVDIEEHGTDEIVADRDLLLRDTSKALEEDVDVEIANQSTFAVISEPIFNDADFSEEQMLEINKSSPESSKPSDDVYNEENTEDHLKLLFATPIKGTSPSRLSEASTCQLKTAMITIASEMVGREPKCKGFEFSGEPVTVEIIDGSCESRKGSRLLKENEEQVKRGALFATPSKSASPLQLEESFGCLLDTTELALSTKGIDSKARNKSLGCPLRTMEAKESCEPSKDSEALEHIESSLQEPEIEEAVAGKDLLLIDTSEYPEENIYVEIANKNTSAVISEPACDDLEFSEQQMVLETHKSSPESIKQSDAVNEENSEDHLKLLFATPNKGTSPSGPESFKPYDAINEENSDDHLKLLFATPIKGTSPSKLDEHFTCQLKTAMIATASEMVGKEPRRKGPEFSGEPLTVEIVTGGSSSTKGSCLFKENEEQFKGGPLIATPSKGTSPLQLEESPCCEEDIFKDMDGGKFLSSQEQSFAQYEDRQLLNEMIDDTGEATLNWFQTNDGSVLRETELETQKENDSVPQFELLHEKGEVTEEDALAEGQAHDRQMTSQESPEDEAAKGGSVSDAVCQQPNMLLSDIETENIPQESLRKTDGTSISAESGILDFDAESTTLRSQEKVIITLEETRGDEEQNLEVRNTSNAFQYNTPNNDEDANEISIVWPADKQFHFPEHNVIENVASTRELTASTNECQYDFKEVDLAVQRDRLTVFESNESTSMNVKDSVLTTQMDLPGILCEEALSESDQGKSCEANQQDEFSFDKKEHETTESVVSPSYKSRANISFIEEGFAGEDTLMSEKKIPWLKRKNHLPQQV